A genomic window from Haladaptatus caseinilyticus includes:
- a CDS encoding ABC transporter permease, with the protein MSTQTESSETATSRGFVERLRASPFLSELLSNRLAVTGLAIILFMLVVAVYARLTIDLTAIKQTQIGSQPSLAAPSGQFLFGTNLQAQDLFPRVLYGAWYAMLFGTVTVSASTFLGVGLGVVASYYSDLTDNVIMRTMDVLLAFPALLLSLALVAIFPDKWGLWRAVAALTLVYTPRFARVVRGAALKVLEDEYIDATVALGAKNPRVLIRHVLPNCLAPITVQSTLNFGLAIIDLAALSFLGFGAEAGTPSWGLMLSNGVKNGLFSVPSAWWWSFFPGLFLAVTVLGFNLLGDGMRDALDPRMRETVD; encoded by the coding sequence ATGAGCACACAAACTGAATCAAGCGAAACGGCAACCTCCCGCGGCTTTGTAGAGCGTCTGCGGGCCTCGCCGTTCCTCTCTGAACTCCTGTCGAATCGCCTCGCAGTTACCGGATTAGCAATCATCCTGTTCATGCTCGTGGTCGCCGTCTACGCTCGGCTGACGATCGACCTTACCGCTATCAAGCAGACACAGATCGGTTCCCAACCGAGTTTGGCCGCCCCGAGTGGGCAGTTCCTCTTCGGAACGAACCTGCAAGCACAAGACCTCTTCCCCCGTGTCCTCTACGGTGCGTGGTACGCGATGCTGTTCGGAACGGTCACGGTCAGTGCCTCGACGTTCCTCGGCGTCGGACTCGGTGTCGTTGCGTCCTACTACAGCGATCTCACGGACAACGTCATCATGCGGACGATGGACGTTCTGCTCGCGTTCCCGGCACTCCTGCTGTCGCTGGCACTGGTCGCCATCTTCCCCGACAAGTGGGGTCTCTGGCGCGCAGTCGCCGCATTGACGCTCGTGTATACGCCACGGTTCGCGCGTGTCGTCCGCGGTGCGGCACTGAAAGTGCTCGAAGACGAGTACATCGATGCGACAGTGGCGCTCGGGGCGAAGAACCCTCGCGTGCTGATTCGCCACGTTCTGCCGAATTGCCTCGCGCCGATTACGGTACAGAGCACGCTCAACTTCGGCCTCGCCATCATCGACCTCGCGGCGCTCTCGTTCCTCGGGTTCGGTGCGGAAGCCGGAACCCCATCGTGGGGGCTCATGCTCTCGAACGGCGTCAAAAACGGCCTCTTCAGCGTCCCGAGCGCGTGGTGGTGGTCGTTCTTCCCCGGCCTATTCCTCGCCGTGACGGTGTTGGGATTCAACCTACTCGGTGATGGGATGCGGGACGCGCTCGACCCGCGAATGCGTGAAACGGTGGACTGA
- a CDS encoding DUF7268 family protein produces MNLSGYLFPRVRLVSRFALRGIALGAIGVLLVVLSGETVAFASRKVFSVAALAFGFALLGWSGSVFAGEAVESMNERLGSKSNWTEADSRRAMTVIGSTGAGWMIGASVMTLVLRAAY; encoded by the coding sequence ATGAACCTGTCCGGCTATCTTTTCCCGCGCGTTCGCCTCGTCTCTCGGTTCGCTCTCCGAGGGATAGCGCTCGGCGCTATCGGTGTTTTGCTCGTCGTCTTGTCCGGTGAAACGGTGGCGTTCGCCAGTCGAAAGGTGTTTTCCGTCGCGGCGCTCGCGTTCGGATTCGCACTGTTGGGTTGGTCCGGTTCCGTCTTCGCCGGAGAAGCCGTCGAAAGCATGAACGAACGCCTCGGTTCGAAATCCAACTGGACGGAGGCGGATTCTCGACGCGCGATGACAGTCATCGGCAGTACCGGTGCCGGATGGATGATCGGTGCAAGCGTGATGACGCTCGTCTTGCGAGCGGCATATTAG
- a CDS encoding ABC transporter permease, which translates to MISKRFVVKRLLLLIPVLFGVATFVFAILQLAPGDPARVVAGQRASEEFVRQVRHELGLDRPIWVQYGQFLWDAIQLDLGESYQIRKGVAVSEILRNRLPVTIEMAIYGQFLGILFGIPLGIISAIKQDSATDHLTRIGALTGISIPIYWSGPLLILLFAQYLSLVPPSGRIGSAYSINQVTGLITLDTLLYWNIPAFKSAVLHLILPAAVIGIYSMALISRMMRSSMLEIIRQDYMRTARAKGQGAKITVMKHGFRNAMIPVVTVIGIQFGTLLGGAVLTETVFGIPGIGSMLVDAIEVGDFPVIQGTVLTFAFLFTVVNLFVDVTYSYLDPRIEQ; encoded by the coding sequence ATGATCTCCAAGCGGTTCGTTGTCAAACGACTGTTGCTACTCATACCCGTGCTATTCGGGGTAGCGACGTTCGTATTTGCCATTCTCCAGCTCGCACCGGGTGATCCTGCACGCGTGGTTGCAGGCCAACGTGCGTCGGAGGAGTTCGTTCGGCAGGTTCGCCACGAACTCGGGTTAGATCGCCCCATCTGGGTGCAGTATGGACAGTTCCTCTGGGACGCGATTCAACTCGACCTCGGCGAATCCTATCAGATTCGGAAAGGCGTTGCGGTCTCCGAGATCCTTCGGAACCGACTGCCCGTGACGATCGAGATGGCGATATATGGCCAGTTCCTCGGTATCCTCTTCGGAATTCCACTCGGGATAATTTCCGCCATCAAGCAGGACTCCGCCACCGACCATCTCACTCGTATCGGTGCCCTGACCGGAATCAGCATCCCGATTTACTGGAGTGGACCACTGCTCATCCTGCTGTTTGCCCAGTACCTGAGTCTCGTGCCACCGAGTGGCCGTATCGGGTCTGCGTACAGTATCAACCAGGTAACCGGCCTCATCACATTGGACACACTGCTGTACTGGAACATTCCGGCGTTCAAGTCGGCGGTACTCCACCTCATTCTGCCGGCCGCGGTCATCGGCATCTACTCCATGGCGCTCATCTCGCGGATGATGCGCTCGTCGATGTTGGAAATCATTCGGCAGGATTACATGCGGACTGCCCGCGCGAAGGGACAAGGTGCGAAAATCACCGTGATGAAACATGGCTTCCGGAACGCGATGATTCCGGTTGTCACCGTCATCGGTATCCAGTTTGGAACCCTGCTCGGTGGGGCCGTACTGACGGAAACCGTCTTCGGCATCCCGGGCATCGGAAGCATGCTCGTGGACGCTATCGAAGTCGGTGACTTCCCAGTGATACAGGGAACCGTGTTGACTTTCGCGTTCCTGTTCACGGTCGTCAACCTGTTCGTGGACGTGACGTACTCCTACCTCGACCCGAGGATTGAACAATGA